The Brassica napus cultivar Da-Ae chromosome C1, Da-Ae, whole genome shotgun sequence DNA segment tttggtATAAGACCACTAATATCCAGTATCAACAGACGCAGGTAATTTATGTGGtcacatatttgttttttttttgtttttcttcttcttttgttatgAGTGACAATTCAAGTAACTTTCTCTTGTTTTGGTACATGTGTTGCTCAGATAGAAGAAACAGATTACCCCTTTGAGATGGCAAAGGTAACATTATTTCTACCCCCTCCTCCTCTTTCTTTCTAATGTTTATGCATTGCCGGTCCAAAGTTTTGATTCTGATTTGATCTTGTTAAGGAATCTGAACCGGTGAGTGAGAAGTTGAAAGGTTTGCCTTTTGGTATCATACAGCCTAGATCAGATTTGGAGTTAAAGCCTCTTTGGTCAAGTACTAGTTTGAGGTCAAAGGTTAGATTTTTCTTCAGTTAGCTAATGAAGATTCAAATATAAATGTCGCTAGAGGAATTTCTGATGAATGGTTGTTGTTTTAATAACAGGGAGGTGAATTGACAAACCGTAACTTGTTGGCAATGCCAGTAGGACTTAAACAAAAGGATAATGTGGACGCTGTTGTACAGAAGGTAAGCAtgctttgtgtgtgtgtgtgtggagaATTTACTTATGGCGGCGAAGAGATTAGGCCTCTCtaatgtttgtttttgtttcttgtattcAGTTTCTTCCGGCGAATTTCACTGTGATTCTGTTCCATTATGACGGAAACATGGATCAATGGTGGGATCTGGAGTGGAGCTCTAAAGCCATACACATTGTTGCACATAACCAGACAAAATGGTAGACATAATGATTGTGTTCAGTATAGAATCTTATGTGTCTATATGATTTCTTATAGTGGAACAAGATTTGGTTTGTACTCTCAGGTGGTTTGCGAAACGGTTTCTCCATCCTGATATCGTCTCCATTTACGATTATGTTTTCCTTTGGGATGAAGATCTTGGAGTTGAGAACTTCAACCCTCAAAAGTAATATTCCATTTCCTTCACTTGTAAAGTTACAACTCATAAAGGTGAATTATTATTAGTTCCTAAAGCACTCTTTATCTCTGCAGATACTTGAAGATAGTTAAAACAGCAGGACTTGAGATCTCTCAACCGGCCTTGCACCCAAACTCAACCGAAGTTCACCATAGAATAACAGTCCGGTCTAGAACAAATGTATTTCATAGGTGAGTGAGTTCCTAGTTGTTAAGGCCTTCTCTTGATGTTTTGTTACTTAAACCAAATTGGTTACCAAAACCGCAGACGAGTTTATGATAGTAGAGGCAATATGAAGTGCTCAAATACTAGTGAAGGGCCTCCATGCACCGGGTAATATTTCTTTAAGTGACATAAAGTTTTAAGACTTCTCTACAACCATTACTCCCACCTTCTCTCATTGTTGTTTGTCTATTTTtctttgtgtgtgtttccaGATTTGTTGAAGGAATGGCTCCAGTGTTTTCAAGATCTGCATGGTTTTGCACTTGGAATCTAATACAAGTAGATGATCTGTTCTTTAACTTGTGCTTTAGCTAAATCTTTTGTCACACCGTTAAACCTTAGTTTTGATGAGATTGCATCCAACTTATTGCTGATTTCTCATGGTTTGTAGAATGATCTGGTTCATGGGTGGGGAATGGATATGAAACTTGGGTACTGTGCTCAGGTAAAATCCAGTTATCTTTCTAAAAGAACCTTGAGACATCATTCACCAATGGCATTCTTtatctatatgagtctgttttGTTAATAGGGTGACCGTAGTAAGAAAGTAGGGATAGTGGACAGTGAATATATATTCCATCAAGGCATTCAAACTCTAGGTGGAAGTGGTTATCCCGAGAAGAAGGTAATATATATCCTCCTCCTCTACTTCCCCCACAATATTCTTCCTTGTATATACACCATATTTTAACAAAtgatctttttctttatttccacAGAACGCAGCTCGCAGCGGAGTCACAAGGGTAAGCGCTGTTTCAGCatctaaattttcatttcttagACTGTAAACAAACAGAAATATCATTACTTCGGTtactttttctttattataCAGAGACGCGGTTCTGCAACTTTTGATTCAAGAACAGAGGTGAGTTCTCTTATTTATTGTTACCAGATGATGAATATGTTGCCTTTGCCTCCTCGAGAGCGGGAGTGTGTAATCTTCGTGTGTGTTTTGATGAGCAGATACGGAGGCAGTCAACATGGGAGCTTCGAACTTTTAAAGAACGATGGAACCGAGCGGTTGAGGAAGACAAGAACTGGATCGACCGGTCTTCATCGACCAGGAATCGTGTCAGCAATAACCGGAGATTTAAGCGGAGTAGTGTGATTTCAAGTTTATTGCAGAGCCAAGCTGAAGAGACTAGAAAATAATCACATgcagtttttcttttaaaaaatcagataaCATATAGAAAAAAGGTTTTGCTCCTTGTTAAATAGTTAATCATCATTCTCTTTGATTAGTGTAGTTTTTATTATCTTCTTTATATGTGgctcagtctctctctctttatctttgATTATTTCCCTAATTGATtgagcatgtttttttttcttgaaaaaagttcatattaaatTGGGGCTCCTATAAAAATTTAGGATAAggattcaagttttttttttcctctatatAAACTTGACGTAATATCACACTAAACATTAAATCATTTTGATAAGATTAGAAAGATTGtattatttttgttcaaaaaaaaaaaaaagaaagattgtattaaaaaaatatatctactTGTTTTTGAGATGTGAAAACATTTTTGTTTCATCAAATTCGTTTGAGTTTGTTTTATGTAGCGAAGGCGGATGCATTTTTGTTTCCTCATTGTGAAACTTGAAAGTTTCCAAATAAAATCTGgtgaaaaacagagaaaacaaaactaatggTTTTGTAATAATTCTGAAATGCTaatcaaatttgatttagtGGTTTATtctcgtttttattttctaaaaacttttAAGACAATTTTCCAAGGTTCTTAGAAGCAGACAAGATCCATTGACCAAAGGACCGTTTCTATTTTTTCCATGTCATTTCTCTCTCTTTAGAAATTTCAAACTGTCTGAAAACCACGGTCGTGAATAATActgtttcaaaatagataatgtttaagaaatttttttttattttttaaaataaatgatgttttcatattttaatgcaatttttaattttattaaaaactgtgtaacaaatgatattttatagtctattttgtaattggttaaaataatttttaatttatatttttatcatattttaaaaagaaaaaagaagttttTTAATTACTTAATTTTTTGCTTACGTTGCTGATGACAGTACTTAAAGAGATGAGTGATCAAAagatatttaacaaaataataaacgaAAATTATTAATAAGACGCGCTTTTGTGTTGtataagatatataaaaaaaaaaaggaaaaataaactaTAGTATTTGGCTAGTTCTCGGTCCGTGTGCTAAGATCTTAAAATCGATTTCAAAGTCTTCTGAAGCTCTAATCATCCTGAAGCCATGGCTAATCAGTATGATCGGAATCCATTcgctgaggaagaagaagtcaaTCCTTTCGCTGTAAGCTTTCTTCACTTCAGATTAACTTATTTGTGGGATTAATCGCGCTCTCGTATCGGAATTAGGTTTTTCGAATCTTGGTGAATTAATAATTGACTTAATCAAAAAggttttggttaagaaaaattGATTTTGGAATCAAATATAGAATAATAATACTGGGAGTGTTCCGGCTGCATCGAACTCAAGACTCTCGCCTTTGCCTCCAGAGCCTGTTGGTTTCGATTATGGTCGAACCGTTGACATTCCTCTTGACAATGACCGATCCGCTTCACAGGTTGGTTACATCagttatatatgtgtttttGTGGTTTAGGTGGATCTTGTGATTAGTTTGGGAAAATTTTAGAAtttgaacaagaaagaaaaggaacTTCAAGCCAAAGAAGCTGACCTAAGACGAAGGGAGCAGGTATTTTTTATCTGCTAAAACTAGTGTTAATAAATCATGGATGCTGCTCAACTGTGTCTTCTTCTTTCGCTCTTTTCTTGTTTACACGTTTCCTCTCGGTTCTTGAATTATTCTTTAAGCTGTACAAGTTACAGCCTTTGGCATCGATATGCATACACATATTCTTGGTGCTATTATCAAATGTCTAAACTTTTGCATTACCTAGCCCCGCAGCATTGTTGCTCTTTTGAATGCGTTTTTATCTTCTTTTGGTTCGATGTAGGAGGTGAAACGGAAAGAAGATGCTGCTGCACGAGGTACTTTTTCTTACCAAAAATGTCTAGTCGACAAGTTTCACTTTTAactgttttcttttctctctctctctctctctctctctatgcaGCTGGAATAACTATTGAAGTGAAAAACTGGCCGCCTATCTTCCCACTTATCCACCATGACATTGCAAATGAAATTCCTGTTCATCTCCAAAGGCTGCAGTATGTCGCCTTTGCAACCTATTTGGGTACGTTTCTTATGATAAGTAGTCCTTCCTACTTTTTGACATTTTCATTCTTCTCTGCCCTTATTTCTTCTGTTGAGACATTTATGAAGTGGT contains these protein-coding regions:
- the BNAC01G29310D gene encoding uncharacterized protein BNAC01G29310D, whose amino-acid sequence is MEHDLPSIKSWKSLVKRRNNPQEGGKSSWKMKPVMALMCTLLLIFWYKTTNIQYQQTQIEETDYPFEMAKESEPVSEKLKGLPFGIIQPRSDLELKPLWSSTSLRSKGGELTNRNLLAMPVGLKQKDNVDAVVQKFLPANFTVILFHYDGNMDQWWDLEWSSKAIHIVAHNQTKWWFAKRFLHPDIVSIYDYVFLWDEDLGVENFNPQKYLKIVKTAGLEISQPALHPNSTEVHHRITVRSRTNVFHRRVYDSRGNMKCSNTSEGPPCTGFVEGMAPVFSRSAWFCTWNLIQNDLVHGWGMDMKLGYCAQGDRSKKVGIVDSEYIFHQGIQTLGGSGYPEKKNAARSGVTRRRGSATFDSRTEIRRQSTWELRTFKERWNRAVEEDKNWIDRSSSTRNRVSNNRRFKRSSVISSLLQSQAEETRK